The following are from one region of the Aspergillus chevalieri M1 DNA, chromosome 1, nearly complete sequence genome:
- a CDS encoding uncharacterized protein (COG:Q;~EggNog:ENOG410PX7C;~InterPro:IPR036291,IPR002347;~go_process: GO:0055114 - oxidation-reduction process [Evidence IEA]) — protein sequence MSEKVVPVPTKAWVSPSSRLLAVQKLKDLGVTAKIDLVELDVTNDQQITTVINHVTNTYGRLDVLINNAGIIRLPSKYDLSAARNTYNEILNVNITSVALITTA from the exons ATGTCTGAAAAAGTTGTACCGGTGCCAACCAAGGCTTGGGTTTCGCCATCCTCCAGGTTGCTG GCGGTCCAGAAGCTCAAAGATCTAGGAGTGACTGCTAAGATTGATTTGGTCGAGCTGGATGTCACCAATGACCAACAGATCACTACAGTCATCAACCATGTTACCAACACTTATGGTAGACTGGATG TCTTGATCAACAACGCCGGTATCATTCGTCTTCCATCCAAATATGATCTCTCAGCAGCCCGCAACACCTACAATGAAATCTTGAATGTCAACATTACTTCTGTTGCCCTTATTACAACTGCCTGA
- a CDS encoding uncharacterized protein (COG:S;~EggNog:ENOG410PS7J;~SECRETED:SignalP(1-32);~TransMembrane:1 (n12-23c32/33o232-256i)) — protein sequence MLGFLGRGPRPTIQLTLAILFVFSQLTSVVLGLRTTAGSPCASVCNRDSTNTTSSEIVCLDRQYNSTLKGTHFQECVDCQLRSDFFDTISGESDVTWGLYNLRYAFTSCLYGYPRQVANISSPCVVSCSSLQPALDQNIENPSAYGFFEWCGSSAFADVVVTQCHECYNLTTNQIYLGNFVEAIRYNCHFRTSAGQAFPISPDDIFTQNPLPEHTVSLTDPPKDDSGVNLPVVIAVPIVCFIVLVCALSVCCFFCIRHRRKKAKAREEREFHEQWNTMALASPGPGAWGQYPAQVPVMSPAVWGYGGYGYGPGVAFSDNNVNDGQAQGVGFAKSDFDTIQPAVTVTSSSTPGSSEQEQQQQQHAGNGNEEQAHAQNYFPPPPGASQPPPQRGS from the exons ATGCTCGGCTTCTTGGGCCGCGGCCCAAGGCCCACGATTCAACTGACACTGGCGATCCTATTTGTATTCAGTCAGCTTACTTCCGTGGTCCTCGGTCTGAGAACAACAGCAGGCTCGCCTTGCGCAAGTGTCTGCAATCGCGACTCGACCAACACCACCTCGTCAGAAATCGTTTGCTTAGATCGACAATACAACAGTACCTTGAAGGGAACGCATTTTCAGGAATGCGTCGACTGTCAATTGCGCAGTGATTTCTTCGATACAATTTCGGGCGAATCAGATGTAACATGGGGGCTCT ATAATCTTCGTTATGCTTTTACCTCGTGTCTCTATGGATACCCACGGCAAGTGGCCAACATCTCGTCGCCGTGTGTAGTATCCTGCTCGTCGCTGCAACCGGCTCTCGATCAGAACATCGAGAACCCAAGTGCCTATGGGTTCTTCGAATGGTGCGGCTCATCCGCGTTTGCCGATGTCGTCGTTACTCAGTGCCATGAGTGCTACAACCTGACAACCAACCAGATTTATCTGGGAAACT TCGTCGAAGCCATCCGCTACAACTGCCACTTCCGCACTTCAGCCGGCCAAGCATTCCCCATCAGCCCAGACGACATCTTCACACAGAACCCGCTCCCGGAACATACGGTATCGCTAACCGATCCCCCAAAAGACGACTCGGGAGTAAACCTCCCCGTGGTCATCGCAGTCCCCATCGTCTGTTTCATCGTGTTAGTCTGCGCGCTTAGCGTCTGCTGTTTCTTCTGCATCCGCCACCGTCGCAAGAAGGCGAAGGCGCGCGAGGAGAGGGAGTTCCATGAGCAGTGGAATACTATGGCGCTTGCCTCACCGGGTCCCGGTGCTTGGGGCCAATATCCCGCACAAGTACCGGTCATGTCGCCGGCTGTCTGGGGGTATGGCGGGTATGGATATGGGCCTGGGGTTGCGTTTTCGGATAATAATGTGAATGATGGGCAAGCGCAGGGTGTGGGGTTTGCAAAGTCGGACTTTGATACTATTCAGCCGGCTGTGACTGTTACTTCGTCGTCGACTCCGGGGTCAtcggagcaggagcagcagcagcagcaacatgCCGGGAACGGGAATGAGGAACAAGCTCATGCTCAAAATTAtttccctcctccccctggTGCTTCGCAACCCCCGCCACAACGTGGTTCATGA
- a CDS encoding uncharacterized protein (COG:S;~EggNog:ENOG410Q1MX) produces MATVFRKIRGKRKLSSELDSRWGDVSISSPNEGSWNQGFQPSGSTVNTNLGSPEQEQRPNSMNSLGRRSTSSHRATRPGPSSAISVDSMPTGHYNANIRSRPRTSHKKPSTTGLGIGMLQNGYSAWDDASSDGMSSDDEIKDGGGRTGQYLTVGTEEDYSRASRSPPLSVTSRMRRHSHQTTIEPSPFIPRTTNSRHASFTSSAPMASTENSRIGYGHRHPPFPERKHVHRPKPLELEAARGPELVPSYDELYG; encoded by the coding sequence ATGGCTACCGTCTTTCGGAAAATTCGAGGAAAACGCAAGCTGTCCAGCGAACTAGACTCACGATGGGGTGATgtctccatctcctccccGAACGAGGGGTCTTGGAATCAAGGCTTTCAGCCATCGGGCTCCACTGTCAACACAAATCTGGGAAGCCCAGAGCAAGAGCAACGGCCTAACTCTATGAATTCGCTCGGACGGCGCAGTACCTCATCTCACAGAGCAACTAGGCCAGGCCCGTCGAGCGCCATTTCAGTGGATTCGATGCCGACAGGCCACTATAACGCCAACATACGAAGCCGGCCCCGAACGTCACACAAAAAACCATCAACAACAGGCCTTGGTATCGGAATGCTCCAAAATGGTTACAGTGCCTGGGATGATGCCAGCAGCGATGGCATGTCGTCGGACGATGAAATCAAAGACGGCGGAGGGCGTACCGGGCAATATCTGACCGTGGGTACGGAAGAGGACTACTCTCGAGCATCCAGGTCACCGCCTCTGTCAGTCACATCTCGCATGCGACGCCACAGCCACCAGACCACGATAGAGCCCAGCCCTTTCATACCAAGGACGACGAATTCGAGGCATGCGAGCTTCACTTCTTCCGCTCCAATGGCATCAACTGAGAATTCTCGGATCGGGTATGGACATCGCCATCCTCCATTTCCAGAAAGAAAGCATGTGCATCGTCCAAAGCCTTTGGAACTTGAAGCGGCTAGAGGACCGGAACTGGTTCCGTCGTACGATGAGCTGTACGGGTAG